The following proteins come from a genomic window of Frondihabitans peucedani:
- a CDS encoding S1C family serine protease: MTETPGTDDDRFGGWQAPHADSRQTGEQPTVEPAEAGPAETRPSEARPTDSQPTEPQATLPYPSAPVGAPPLPSEAPVPLSESQAEAASDTGSTATGDGFRRAPASLDHAAYAGSNSSAFNGLSQGGYGQDGSGDGYGTASAGAADGSTPGWSAPVAPRPRRRGLGALVAVAVVAAVIGALVATGGYALLGGRNVTAEGGTPSNLTIGHYDDATIVTAVASKATPSVVTIDVSSGTSAGTGSGVVLTSDGYIVTNTHVVTLDGASATGTVRVTTSSGRIYSGKIVGTDPLVDLAVVKIDASGLTPIDFADSSKLNVGDTAVAIGAPLGLSNTVTDGIVSTLNRSISVASSAVPDNGGDSSDGQDNNGQGPFSFDNGSGSTPQTSNLISLPVIQTDASINPGNSGGALLDAKGRLIGINVAIASAGQSSDSSTQSGSIGVGFSIPANLVKRVADDIKKTGSATHGLLGASVDDATSDTTASHTGALIKSLTSSGAAERAGLRAGDVVTEFDGNAVTGATDLTAQVRTLSGGATGSLTYIRDGSTRSATVTLGTLKG, from the coding sequence ATGACCGAGACCCCTGGCACCGACGACGACCGCTTCGGCGGCTGGCAGGCCCCGCACGCCGACTCCCGGCAGACGGGCGAGCAGCCGACGGTCGAGCCCGCCGAGGCCGGGCCCGCCGAGACCAGGCCCAGCGAGGCCCGACCGACCGACTCCCAGCCCACGGAGCCCCAGGCGACGCTTCCGTACCCCTCTGCTCCGGTCGGCGCTCCGCCGCTGCCGAGCGAGGCGCCGGTGCCGCTGTCCGAGTCGCAGGCCGAAGCGGCCTCCGACACCGGCTCCACCGCGACCGGCGACGGATTCCGTCGCGCTCCGGCGTCGCTCGACCATGCGGCCTACGCCGGGTCGAACTCGTCCGCGTTCAACGGCCTCTCGCAGGGCGGCTACGGCCAGGACGGCTCCGGAGACGGCTACGGCACCGCGTCGGCCGGCGCCGCAGACGGCTCCACACCCGGGTGGTCCGCCCCCGTCGCGCCGAGGCCCCGCCGCCGCGGTCTCGGAGCGCTCGTCGCCGTCGCCGTGGTCGCCGCCGTCATCGGCGCGCTCGTCGCCACGGGCGGCTACGCGCTCCTCGGCGGCCGGAACGTCACCGCCGAGGGCGGCACCCCGTCGAACCTCACCATCGGCCACTACGACGACGCCACGATCGTCACGGCCGTCGCCTCCAAGGCGACCCCCTCCGTCGTCACCATCGACGTGTCGTCCGGCACGTCCGCCGGCACCGGCTCCGGCGTCGTCCTGACCTCCGACGGCTACATCGTCACCAACACCCACGTCGTGACCCTCGATGGTGCCAGCGCGACCGGCACGGTCCGCGTCACGACCTCGAGCGGCCGCATCTACTCCGGCAAGATCGTCGGCACCGACCCTCTGGTCGACCTCGCGGTCGTCAAGATCGACGCGTCGGGCCTCACGCCGATCGACTTCGCCGACTCGTCGAAGCTCAACGTCGGCGACACCGCCGTCGCCATCGGCGCACCGCTCGGCCTCTCGAACACGGTCACCGACGGCATCGTCTCGACGCTCAACCGCAGCATCTCGGTCGCCTCGTCGGCCGTGCCCGACAACGGCGGCGACTCGAGCGACGGCCAGGACAACAACGGCCAGGGCCCGTTCAGCTTCGACAACGGCTCCGGCAGCACGCCGCAGACGAGCAACCTCATCTCGCTCCCGGTCATCCAGACCGACGCGTCGATCAACCCCGGCAACTCCGGCGGGGCGCTCCTCGACGCGAAGGGCCGGCTGATCGGCATCAACGTCGCCATCGCGAGCGCGGGCCAGTCGAGCGACAGCAGCACGCAGTCGGGCAGCATCGGCGTCGGCTTCTCGATCCCGGCGAACCTCGTCAAGCGGGTCGCCGACGACATCAAGAAGACCGGCTCGGCCACCCACGGCCTCCTCGGCGCCTCGGTCGACGACGCCACCAGCGACACCACGGCGTCGCACACGGGCGCCCTGATCAAGTCGCTCACGTCGAGCGGCGCAGCCGAGAGGGCGGGTCTCCGCGCCGGCGACGTCGTCACCGAGTTCGACGGCAACGCGGTCACCGGGGCGACCGACCTGACCGCCCAGGTCCGCACGCTGTCGGGCGGCGCGACGGGCTCGCTCACGTACATCCGCGACGGCAGCACCCGCTCCGCGACGGTGACCCTGGGCACCCTGAAGGGCTGA
- a CDS encoding aminotransferase class I/II-fold pyridoxal phosphate-dependent enzyme, which produces MTTLAPWERAARGAMLLDSHGTLAPTIFAEMSALAASTSSINLGQGFPDEDGPVEVLEAARKAITDGANQYPPGRGVPILLEAIAAHQERFYGLRPDPGSEVLVTAGATEAIAATLLALVDAGDEVVTLEPFYDSYGAVIGLARGEHRTVPLRGPNFTVDHDDLRRAITDRTRVILLNDPHNPTGTVLDPATRALIVELAERHDAVIVSDEVYEHLLFDGRKHVPIATLPGAGSRTVTISSGGKTFSTTGWKIGWLTAPATLVSQILAVKQFLTYVNGSPFQPAIAVGLGLPDAYFTGIAATLERKRDLLESGLRSAGFEVSHPAGSYFVVADAAPLGFDDAVDLCRRLPALAGVVGVPISAFCHADLAAELRSRVRFAFCKRTEVLERASAQLAALRA; this is translated from the coding sequence ATGACGACACTCGCCCCCTGGGAGCGCGCCGCGCGCGGCGCGATGCTCCTCGACTCCCACGGAACCCTCGCCCCGACGATCTTCGCCGAGATGTCGGCGCTGGCCGCGTCGACGTCGAGCATCAACCTCGGGCAGGGCTTCCCCGACGAGGACGGCCCGGTCGAGGTGCTCGAAGCGGCGAGGAAGGCCATCACAGACGGCGCCAACCAGTACCCGCCCGGGCGGGGCGTGCCGATCCTGCTCGAGGCGATAGCGGCTCACCAGGAGCGCTTCTACGGTCTGCGGCCCGATCCGGGGAGCGAGGTCCTCGTGACGGCCGGCGCGACGGAGGCGATCGCAGCGACCCTCCTCGCGCTGGTCGACGCCGGCGACGAGGTCGTCACGCTCGAGCCCTTCTACGACTCCTACGGCGCCGTCATCGGCCTGGCCCGAGGCGAGCACCGGACCGTGCCGCTCCGGGGGCCGAACTTCACCGTCGACCACGACGATCTGCGGCGCGCGATCACCGACCGGACGCGCGTGATCCTGCTCAACGACCCGCACAACCCGACCGGCACCGTGCTCGACCCGGCCACGAGGGCGCTCATCGTCGAGCTGGCCGAGCGGCACGACGCGGTCATCGTGTCGGACGAGGTCTACGAGCACCTGCTCTTCGACGGCCGGAAGCACGTCCCCATCGCCACCCTCCCCGGCGCAGGATCACGCACGGTCACCATCTCGTCGGGCGGCAAGACGTTCTCGACCACCGGCTGGAAGATCGGCTGGCTCACCGCTCCGGCGACGCTGGTGTCGCAGATCCTGGCGGTGAAGCAGTTCTTGACCTACGTGAACGGTTCGCCGTTCCAGCCGGCGATCGCGGTCGGCCTGGGCCTCCCCGACGCCTACTTCACCGGGATCGCGGCGACCCTCGAGCGCAAGCGCGACCTGCTCGAGTCGGGGCTCCGGTCGGCGGGCTTCGAGGTCTCGCACCCGGCCGGCTCGTACTTCGTCGTGGCCGATGCCGCGCCCCTCGGCTTCGACGACGCTGTCGACCTCTGCCGCCGCCTCCCGGCCCTGGCGGGCGTCGTCGGCGTGCCGATCAGCGCCTTCTGCCACGCCGACCTCGCCGCCGAGCTGCGGTCGAGGGTGCGGTTCGCTTTCTGCAAGCGCACGGAGGTGCTCGAGAGGGCCTCCGCGCAGCTCGCAGCGCTGCGGGCCTAG
- a CDS encoding carbon-nitrogen hydrolase family protein → MSESILVAVAQFAPTSDPAENLASIDELASRAADRGARVVVFPEYSSFFEKDLGPRFVEAAEPLDGPFVTGLGRIARRLDLHVVAGLVAVAGTDRFSNTLVAVSPTGALEATYRKLHLYDAFGQRESDWVEAGGIEQPETFDVDGFTVGLQTCYDVRFPEVTRLLVDAGVEVVLLPAEWVRGPLKEHHWRTLVTARAIENTVYVAAADHTPPVGVGNSMIVDPSGVEIATIGDERGIAVAELRRDRLEGVRRVNPSLALRRFGVVPRSASA, encoded by the coding sequence ATGAGCGAGAGCATCCTGGTCGCCGTCGCGCAGTTCGCGCCCACCTCCGATCCTGCCGAGAATCTCGCCTCGATCGACGAGCTCGCGTCTCGTGCCGCTGATCGCGGTGCTCGCGTGGTGGTGTTCCCCGAGTACTCGTCGTTCTTCGAGAAGGACCTCGGCCCGCGCTTCGTCGAAGCGGCCGAGCCTCTCGACGGGCCGTTCGTGACAGGCCTCGGCAGGATCGCGCGGCGCCTCGATCTCCACGTCGTCGCGGGCCTCGTCGCCGTCGCCGGCACCGACCGCTTCTCGAACACCCTCGTCGCCGTGTCCCCGACCGGAGCGCTCGAGGCGACCTACCGCAAGCTGCACCTCTACGACGCGTTCGGTCAGCGCGAGTCCGACTGGGTCGAGGCGGGCGGGATCGAGCAGCCCGAGACCTTCGACGTCGACGGCTTCACGGTCGGCCTGCAGACCTGCTACGACGTCCGGTTCCCGGAGGTGACGCGGCTGCTCGTCGACGCCGGCGTGGAGGTCGTCCTGCTGCCGGCCGAGTGGGTGCGCGGCCCGCTCAAGGAGCACCACTGGCGCACCCTGGTCACGGCGCGCGCCATCGAGAACACGGTCTATGTGGCCGCCGCCGACCACACTCCGCCGGTCGGGGTCGGCAACAGCATGATCGTCGACCCGTCGGGTGTCGAGATCGCGACCATCGGCGACGAGCGGGGGATCGCCGTGGCGGAGCTCCGCCGCGACCGGCTCGAGGGCGTCCGCCGGGTGAATCCGTCGCTGGCGCTGCGGCGGTTCGGCGTGGTGCCGCGCAGCGCGTCCGCCTAG
- a CDS encoding glycosyl hydrolase family 18 protein, which translates to MRTRLAVTAAITAAALLGGGLVASQALAATPSTPAKARLQVVGYAEAGSTTAKQLQASSRAVTTVGVDGINVTSNGSGLTPVAPEALSLLESAHAQKKKAELLVGNFDGALGDFSPAIGDRLLGSPANITTVVNRLASEVKAHGWDGVTVDLESLTPRHPAQLTDLVAKLKWRLGASKSVSICLMATPDDYAAEGYDLEGLANAADHVVLMAYDQHGPTWTTAGPVGGQPWVASSLAPVLKAVPAGRIQLGVAGYGYTWPKHGDGVQVSDSGARALAARDHVSPVWDARQLEWHATLKNGTVLWWSDAKTYAARTAYAKKLHLGGVAVWSLGLSDPLR; encoded by the coding sequence ATGCGCACCCGTCTCGCCGTCACCGCCGCGATCACGGCGGCAGCCCTCCTCGGCGGCGGCCTCGTCGCATCGCAGGCGCTCGCCGCGACCCCGTCCACGCCCGCAAAAGCCCGGCTCCAGGTCGTCGGCTACGCCGAGGCCGGCAGCACGACCGCGAAGCAGCTGCAGGCCAGCAGCAGGGCTGTCACGACCGTCGGCGTCGACGGCATCAACGTCACGTCCAACGGCTCCGGGCTGACGCCGGTCGCCCCGGAGGCCCTGTCGCTCCTCGAGAGCGCCCACGCGCAGAAGAAGAAGGCGGAGCTCCTGGTCGGCAACTTCGACGGAGCGCTCGGCGACTTCTCGCCGGCGATCGGCGACCGCCTCCTCGGATCGCCCGCGAACATCACCACCGTGGTGAACCGGCTCGCGTCCGAGGTGAAGGCGCACGGGTGGGACGGCGTCACGGTCGACCTCGAGAGCCTGACGCCGCGGCATCCTGCTCAGCTCACCGACCTCGTCGCCAAGCTGAAGTGGCGGCTGGGCGCCTCGAAGAGCGTCTCGATCTGCCTCATGGCGACGCCCGACGACTACGCGGCCGAGGGCTACGACCTCGAGGGGCTGGCCAACGCGGCCGACCACGTCGTGCTCATGGCCTACGACCAGCACGGCCCCACCTGGACGACGGCGGGGCCGGTCGGCGGGCAGCCGTGGGTCGCATCCTCGCTCGCGCCGGTGCTCAAGGCCGTGCCGGCGGGCAGGATCCAGCTCGGCGTCGCCGGGTACGGGTACACCTGGCCGAAGCACGGCGACGGCGTCCAGGTCTCCGACTCCGGCGCCCGCGCGCTCGCGGCGAGAGACCACGTGAGCCCGGTGTGGGACGCCCGGCAGCTCGAGTGGCACGCGACCCTGAAGAACGGGACCGTCCTCTGGTGGTCCGACGCGAAGACCTACGCCGCCCGCACGGCCTACGCGAAGAAGCTGCACCTCGGGGGCGTCGCCGTGTGGAGCCTCGGCCTGAGCGACCCGCTCCGGTGA
- a CDS encoding UPF0182 family protein, protein MTIGILAALVILFFIFAGLATDYLWYQQLGFTRVIMTQWITGTALFFIGFLGMAVPVFVSIDIAFRFRPVYAKLNSQLDRYQQVIEPLRRTVMLGIPIVLGLFGGIAASSHWSMILQFLNRTPFGKTDPQFHLDIGFYVFSLPFYQGLVGFASAVVLLSAIAALATSYLYGALRFSGREVRISRVARIQIAVTAAVYIGLQAVSLWLDQYATLTDGSNKLLTGATYTDVVAGIPAKQILAYAAAVVAILFIVTAVIGRWRLPIIGTALLIVISLLIGAVYPWIVQRFTVDPSAKSVESSYIEKNIKATRTAYGVAEVKESNYDAKSTASKGALANDATTTENIRIIDPSLVTDAFAQLQQYRQYYAFPDKLDVDRYKIDGKVQDVVIAVRELNQTGLGSSNNPYNSTFVYTHGYGVVAAYGNQRSADGQPVFLESGIPVKGALGTAKNYQPRIYFGEQGPQYSIVGGSGLNKVELDYPSGNDDNGNNAQTTYAGNGGPKLDNAFKKLIYAIKFQSEQIFLSDAVNSKSQILYDRDPSTRVQKVAPYLTLDSDPYPAVVNGKVVWIVDGYTTSDQYPYSAQRSLSTSIADTYTPAPAYATDQINYIRNSVKATVDAYSGKVTLYAWDKTDPILETWQKVFPSTVKPMADMSGTLLSHVRYPEDLFKVQREVLGTYHVTDPGSFYNGDDAWTTPNEPTKTSGDTSLQPPYYLTMKLPKQDAAFQLYTTYIPQQVNESNPRNVLTGYLAANSDAGDTKGSISKSYGKLTLLTLPKTDNVPGPGQVQANFNADSTVANVLNILARGDTQVKRGNLLTLPVGGGLLYVQPVYVQSTSDTSYPILQKILVSFGDKIAFEDTLKEALDDLFGGDSGATTGDAGVGGGTTGGGTGTGTGSGTGTGTNTGTSTGSGSQSPALKQALADAQSALTERKAAYAKNDLVAAAEADAKLQSALEAAVKASQ, encoded by the coding sequence GTGACGATCGGCATCCTCGCCGCGCTCGTCATCCTGTTCTTCATCTTCGCGGGCCTCGCGACCGACTACCTGTGGTACCAGCAGCTCGGGTTCACCCGCGTCATCATGACCCAGTGGATCACGGGCACGGCGCTGTTCTTCATCGGGTTCCTCGGCATGGCGGTGCCGGTGTTCGTCAGCATCGACATCGCGTTCCGGTTCCGCCCGGTGTACGCGAAGCTCAACTCCCAGCTCGACCGCTACCAGCAGGTCATCGAGCCCCTCCGCCGCACGGTCATGCTCGGCATCCCGATCGTGCTCGGCCTCTTCGGCGGGATCGCCGCGTCCAGCCACTGGTCGATGATCCTGCAGTTCCTCAACCGCACGCCGTTCGGCAAGACCGACCCGCAGTTCCACCTCGACATCGGCTTCTACGTCTTCTCGCTGCCCTTCTACCAGGGGCTCGTCGGGTTCGCGTCGGCCGTGGTCCTCCTGTCGGCCATCGCGGCACTCGCCACGAGCTACCTGTACGGCGCGCTCCGCTTCTCCGGCCGCGAGGTGCGGATCTCCCGCGTGGCCCGCATCCAGATCGCGGTCACCGCGGCGGTCTACATCGGCCTCCAGGCCGTCAGCCTCTGGCTCGACCAGTACGCGACCCTGACCGACGGCTCCAACAAGCTCCTGACCGGTGCGACCTACACCGACGTGGTCGCAGGCATCCCGGCCAAGCAGATCCTGGCCTACGCCGCAGCCGTCGTCGCCATCCTGTTCATCGTCACGGCCGTCATCGGGCGGTGGCGCCTGCCGATCATCGGCACCGCGCTGCTCATCGTGATCAGCCTCCTGATCGGGGCCGTCTACCCGTGGATCGTGCAGCGCTTCACCGTCGACCCGTCGGCGAAGAGCGTCGAGTCGAGCTACATCGAGAAGAACATCAAGGCGACGAGAACGGCGTACGGCGTGGCCGAGGTCAAGGAGTCGAACTACGACGCGAAGTCGACGGCCTCGAAGGGCGCGCTCGCCAACGACGCGACGACCACCGAGAACATCAGGATCATCGACCCGTCGCTCGTCACCGACGCCTTCGCTCAACTCCAGCAGTACCGCCAGTACTACGCGTTCCCCGACAAGCTCGACGTCGACCGCTACAAGATCGACGGCAAGGTCCAGGACGTCGTGATCGCGGTCCGCGAGCTCAACCAGACCGGGCTGGGCTCCTCGAACAACCCCTACAACTCGACGTTCGTGTACACGCACGGCTACGGCGTCGTCGCGGCCTACGGCAACCAGCGCTCGGCCGACGGCCAGCCGGTGTTCCTCGAGTCGGGCATCCCCGTCAAGGGAGCGCTCGGCACCGCGAAGAACTACCAGCCCCGCATCTACTTCGGCGAGCAGGGCCCGCAGTACTCGATCGTCGGCGGCAGCGGCCTCAACAAGGTCGAGCTCGACTACCCGTCCGGCAACGACGACAACGGCAACAACGCTCAGACCACCTATGCGGGCAACGGCGGGCCGAAGCTCGACAACGCCTTCAAGAAGCTCATCTACGCGATCAAGTTCCAGTCGGAGCAGATCTTCCTCTCCGACGCGGTCAACTCGAAGTCGCAGATCCTTTACGACCGCGACCCGTCGACCCGAGTCCAGAAGGTCGCGCCGTACCTCACGCTCGACAGCGACCCGTATCCCGCGGTCGTCAACGGCAAGGTCGTCTGGATCGTCGACGGCTACACGACGAGCGACCAGTACCCGTACTCGGCTCAGCGCAGCCTGTCGACGTCCATCGCCGACACGTACACGCCGGCGCCGGCGTACGCGACCGACCAGATCAACTACATCCGCAACTCGGTGAAGGCGACGGTCGACGCGTACTCGGGCAAGGTCACGCTGTACGCCTGGGACAAGACCGACCCGATCCTCGAGACCTGGCAGAAGGTGTTCCCCTCCACGGTGAAGCCGATGGCCGACATGAGCGGCACGCTGCTTAGCCATGTGCGCTACCCCGAAGACCTCTTCAAGGTGCAGCGCGAGGTCCTCGGCACCTACCACGTGACCGACCCGGGCTCCTTCTACAACGGCGACGACGCGTGGACCACGCCGAACGAGCCGACGAAGACGAGCGGCGACACCTCGCTGCAGCCGCCGTACTACCTCACGATGAAGCTGCCGAAGCAGGATGCCGCGTTCCAGCTCTACACGACGTACATCCCGCAGCAGGTCAACGAGTCGAACCCGCGGAACGTGCTGACCGGCTACCTCGCGGCCAACTCCGACGCGGGAGACACCAAGGGGTCGATCTCGAAGAGCTACGGCAAGCTGACGCTGCTCACGCTCCCGAAGACCGACAACGTGCCGGGCCCCGGCCAGGTGCAGGCGAACTTCAACGCCGACTCCACGGTCGCGAACGTGCTGAACATCCTGGCGCGCGGCGACACGCAGGTGAAGCGCGGAAACCTGCTGACCCTGCCCGTCGGCGGCGGTCTGCTCTACGTGCAGCCCGTCTACGTCCAGTCGACCTCCGACACGTCGTACCCGATCCTGCAGAAGATCCTCGTCTCGTTCGGCGACAAGATCGCGTTCGAGGACACCCTGAAGGAGGCCCTCGACGACCTCTTCGGCGGCGACTCGGGGGCGACGACCGGTGATGCCGGCGTCGGCGGCGGGACGACCGGCGGCGGCACCGGTACCGGCACAGGCTCTGGCACGGGGACCGGGACGAACACCGGCACCAGCACCGGGTCCGGCTCGCAGAGCCCGGCTCTCAAGCAGGCGCTCGCAGACGCACAGTCGGCCCTGACGGAGCGCAAGGCCGCCTACGCGAAGAACGACCTCGTGGCGGCCGCGGAGGCCGACGCGAAGCTGCAGTCGGCGCTCGAGGCTGCTGTGAAGGCCTCGCAGTAG
- a CDS encoding YlbL family protein: MTLFTAPERSTPPPRRRRSTVGLVFLAVAVVIGIVLSILPAPYLIEQPGPVFDTLGTNEFDGKQTPLISIEGHPTYATAGSLDLLTVSVVGNQTQRPNWAEIVGAWFDPSKAVIPVDEIYPTGVSNKQVDQQNTLDMEQSQKSAVTAALDHEGYDVGTSITVSAVEKDSPASGKLAKGDVIDSINGVDLRQNSDVDTLRALVTKNGSKPATVRYSRSGDSEAQGGPTRVATITPQKVTGNGQTAYLLGIGASVSYDFPFSVSLKLADVGGPSAGQMFALGIIDKITPGELNGGKRVAGTGTITANGTIGAIGGIRQKMYGARAAGATVFLAPASNCNEVTGHIPSGLSVYAVSTLDQSVTVLDTVASKGDVSSLPTCQSN, from the coding sequence GTGACTCTGTTCACCGCTCCCGAGCGCTCGACCCCTCCGCCGCGGCGGCGTCGCAGCACCGTCGGCCTCGTGTTCCTCGCGGTCGCCGTCGTGATCGGGATCGTCCTGTCGATCCTGCCCGCCCCGTATCTGATCGAGCAGCCCGGCCCGGTCTTCGACACCCTCGGCACCAACGAGTTCGACGGCAAGCAGACCCCCCTGATCTCGATCGAGGGCCACCCGACCTACGCCACCGCCGGGTCGCTCGACCTGCTGACGGTGAGCGTCGTCGGCAACCAGACGCAGCGCCCCAACTGGGCCGAGATCGTCGGCGCCTGGTTCGACCCCTCCAAGGCCGTCATCCCGGTCGACGAGATCTACCCGACGGGCGTCTCGAACAAGCAGGTCGACCAGCAGAACACCCTCGACATGGAGCAGAGCCAGAAGTCGGCGGTGACGGCGGCACTCGACCACGAGGGATACGACGTCGGCACCTCGATCACCGTCAGCGCCGTCGAGAAGGACAGCCCCGCCTCCGGCAAGCTGGCCAAGGGCGACGTCATCGACTCGATCAACGGAGTCGATCTCCGTCAGAACAGCGACGTCGACACCCTGCGCGCCCTGGTGACGAAGAACGGCTCGAAGCCGGCGACGGTACGGTACTCGCGGTCCGGCGACTCGGAGGCCCAGGGCGGCCCGACCCGGGTCGCGACCATCACGCCGCAGAAGGTGACGGGCAACGGGCAGACCGCGTACCTGCTCGGCATCGGAGCGAGCGTCTCGTACGACTTCCCGTTCTCGGTCTCGCTCAAGCTCGCCGACGTCGGCGGACCGAGTGCCGGGCAGATGTTCGCGCTCGGGATCATCGACAAGATCACGCCGGGCGAGCTCAACGGCGGCAAGAGGGTCGCCGGCACCGGGACGATCACCGCCAACGGCACCATCGGCGCGATCGGCGGCATCCGGCAGAAGATGTACGGGGCGAGAGCGGCCGGTGCGACGGTCTTCCTGGCGCCGGCGAGCAACTGCAACGAGGTGACCGGACACATCCCGTCCGGCCTGTCGGTGTACGCCGTGAGCACGCTCGACCAGTCGGTCACGGTCCTCGACACGGTCGCCTCGAAGGGCGACGTGTCGTCGCTCCCGACCTGCCAGTCGAACTGA
- a CDS encoding zinc-dependent metalloprotease: MSEDSQPGPEDEFRDMLRQFLSGDSEIDPSKLVGAAGLPNDPAFMARLMSQLQNAVNRSGDGIDWSLATEQATSIGNQSALVTPPAKVSSLEQAFHVAALWLDEVAHVAELTVEPRLMTRAEWARASMPVWTQLAEPVAASIADSLTRVLSEQAPEEMRGMLAEASEVMRSVGGALFAMQLGQVVGQLSTEVVSGGDVGIPLLDEQQAALVPQNVAAFGEGLDIDADQIQLYLAVRELAHARLFRHARWLRLHLITSIREFSQGISIDTSALEELAVDFDPANPEQLQDAMRSGALIPPKSDEQLAALARLETTLALIEGWVDVVTAAATERLPKSGAIAEMVRRRRAAGGPAESAFATLVGLELRPRRLREAAAMWQAVHDAVGGEQRDALWAHPDIVPTSEDIDDPQALIARLTAGEPELDDVDRAIADLLSDDSDDRPHEAGDGSAEEPRA; the protein is encoded by the coding sequence ATGTCTGAAGATTCGCAGCCCGGCCCGGAAGACGAGTTCCGCGACATGCTGCGGCAGTTCCTGTCCGGCGACTCCGAGATCGATCCGTCGAAGCTCGTCGGCGCAGCCGGTCTGCCGAACGACCCGGCCTTCATGGCCCGTCTGATGAGCCAGCTGCAGAACGCGGTCAACCGCTCGGGCGACGGGATCGACTGGTCGCTCGCCACCGAGCAGGCGACCAGCATCGGCAACCAGTCCGCCCTGGTCACTCCCCCGGCGAAGGTGAGCTCGCTCGAGCAGGCCTTCCACGTCGCGGCCCTGTGGCTCGACGAGGTCGCGCACGTCGCCGAGCTCACCGTCGAGCCCCGGCTGATGACCCGCGCCGAGTGGGCCCGCGCGAGCATGCCCGTCTGGACCCAGCTCGCCGAGCCCGTCGCCGCGTCGATCGCCGACTCCCTCACGCGCGTCCTCAGCGAGCAGGCTCCGGAGGAGATGCGCGGCATGCTCGCCGAGGCGAGCGAGGTGATGCGCAGCGTCGGCGGCGCCCTGTTCGCCATGCAGCTCGGGCAGGTCGTCGGACAGCTCTCGACCGAGGTCGTCTCCGGCGGCGACGTCGGCATCCCGCTCCTCGACGAGCAGCAGGCCGCCCTCGTCCCTCAGAACGTCGCCGCGTTCGGTGAGGGCCTCGACATCGACGCCGACCAGATCCAGCTCTACCTCGCCGTCCGGGAGCTCGCGCACGCCCGCCTGTTCCGGCACGCCCGCTGGCTCCGCCTGCACCTCATCACGTCGATCCGCGAGTTCTCGCAGGGCATCTCCATCGACACCAGTGCGCTCGAAGAGCTGGCGGTCGACTTCGATCCTGCGAATCCGGAGCAGCTCCAGGACGCCATGCGGAGCGGAGCGCTCATCCCTCCGAAGAGCGACGAGCAGCTCGCAGCGCTCGCCCGCCTCGAGACGACGCTCGCCCTCATCGAGGGCTGGGTCGACGTCGTCACCGCCGCGGCCACCGAGCGCCTCCCGAAGTCGGGCGCCATCGCCGAGATGGTCCGGCGCCGTCGTGCGGCGGGCGGTCCGGCCGAGTCGGCCTTCGCGACCCTGGTCGGTCTCGAACTGCGCCCGCGGCGACTCCGCGAGGCCGCGGCGATGTGGCAGGCCGTGCACGACGCCGTGGGCGGCGAGCAGCGCGACGCGCTCTGGGCCCACCCCGACATCGTCCCGACGAGCGAGGACATCGACGACCCTCAGGCCCTGATCGCGCGACTGACCGCCGGCGAGCCCGAGCTCGACGACGTCGACCGCGCCATCGCCGACCTGCTGAGCGACGACAGCGACGACCGGCCTCACGAGGCGGGAGACGGCTCGGCGGAGGAGCCCCGGGCCTGA